In the genome of Candidatus Desulfatibia profunda, one region contains:
- a CDS encoding response regulator, producing the protein MKSKFSILIADRNPHVREFLKREMTAEGYRVQLVENGRQLIKWVFDKESFDLLIVDPDLPDTDMPSLLTTLRDRVPLIPMVVHAFLSDYADHSDMLQEIPFVEKRGSSVEHLKKVVFEILHKYDTDDQESQKSDSPYPAER; encoded by the coding sequence GTGAAATCCAAATTTAGCATATTGATAGCGGACCGCAATCCCCATGTCAGAGAATTTTTAAAGCGTGAGATGACGGCTGAAGGCTATCGGGTTCAACTGGTGGAAAACGGACGCCAACTGATCAAATGGGTCTTTGATAAAGAATCGTTTGACCTGCTGATCGTCGACCCGGACCTGCCGGATACGGACATGCCTTCACTCCTTACAACGCTGCGAGATCGGGTCCCGCTTATACCGATGGTAGTCCATGCCTTTCTTTCAGATTATGCCGATCATTCCGACATGTTACAGGAAATACCATTTGTCGAAAAGCGGGGCAGCAGTGTCGAGCATTTGAAAAAAGTGGTCTTTGAAATCCTTCACAAGTATGATACAGACGACCAGGAATCACAAAAGAGCGACAGTCCTTATCCGGCGGAGCGATGA
- a CDS encoding CBS domain-containing protein, with the protein MLVKNWMTTSVITIKADDSMEHAIKLLKQHDIRMLPVMDKGKIVGIVTDRDIKRASASDATSLEIHELHYLISKIKVKEIMSKDPITVPMDYTVEETAEVLLKHKISGMPVVDLYGQMVGIITKSDLFRILISLTGAGKRGIQFGVEVEDRPGSIKEITDTIRTYGGRLVSVLTSYDMAPAGFRRVYIRMYGIDRFKIHELQESIAQKANLLYMVDHKDKGRET; encoded by the coding sequence ATGTTAGTCAAGAATTGGATGACTACATCGGTAATTACCATCAAGGCCGATGACAGCATGGAGCATGCGATAAAATTATTAAAACAACATGATATCCGCATGCTGCCGGTTATGGATAAAGGTAAAATTGTGGGCATCGTTACGGATCGGGACATTAAAAGAGCATCCGCTTCGGACGCAACCAGTTTGGAGATTCATGAACTTCATTATTTAATTTCGAAAATTAAAGTTAAGGAAATCATGTCCAAAGATCCCATTACGGTTCCTATGGATTACACGGTAGAAGAGACTGCCGAGGTCCTTTTGAAACATAAGATATCCGGGATGCCGGTTGTCGATCTTTATGGACAGATGGTTGGAATTATCACCAAGTCAGACCTGTTCCGGATACTTATTTCTCTGACCGGTGCCGGTAAAAGAGGAATCCAGTTCGGCGTCGAGGTTGAAGACCGTCCCGGTTCCATCAAAGAGATCACCGATACGATTCGAACATACGGCGGCCGTCTGGTGAGCGTTCTGACCTCTTACGATATGGCACCTGCAGGATTCCGGCGGGTGTATATTCGCATGTACGGTATCGATCGATTCAAGATCCATGAACTCCAGGAATCCATCGCGCAAAAAGCAAATTTGCTTTACATGGTCGATCACAAAGACAAGGGCAGGGAGACCTGA
- a CDS encoding cytidylate kinase-like family protein yields the protein MSKHTEEIKYIPGTYAKKRQTTAKLAQHYISDWDKTRIKIKAKDKQTIIPPTICFSRKIGVGVLEIADILSKKIGYRVVDRQLIEHIAKEGKLREATVAYFDERYPGIRNEFAALIVGEKSFIMSDYSKHLFNVVFSIAGMEPTIFVGRGTHLILPRDRVLAVRVIGTKDYRSKRLARILKVDEKEVVNTLDEVDREQRNFFKKIFGKKDALAYEFDLVINCDYIHKPEWAANIVMQAFKDKFS from the coding sequence ATGAGCAAACACACAGAAGAAATAAAGTACATCCCCGGGACGTATGCCAAAAAACGGCAAACTACCGCCAAGCTGGCGCAACACTATATCAGCGATTGGGATAAAACCCGAATCAAAATCAAAGCAAAAGACAAACAGACCATCATACCGCCTACCATCTGCTTTTCTCGAAAAATAGGGGTCGGAGTCCTGGAAATTGCCGACATTTTGTCGAAAAAAATCGGTTACCGCGTGGTGGATCGCCAACTTATCGAACACATCGCCAAAGAGGGCAAATTGAGGGAAGCAACCGTGGCCTATTTTGATGAACGCTATCCGGGCATAAGGAACGAATTCGCAGCGCTCATCGTCGGTGAAAAGTCCTTTATTATGAGTGACTACTCTAAACACCTGTTCAATGTGGTGTTTTCTATCGCCGGAATGGAACCGACGATTTTTGTCGGAAGAGGAACACACCTTATCCTGCCGAGAGACCGGGTGCTGGCGGTCAGGGTGATTGGCACTAAAGACTATAGGTCCAAGCGCCTGGCCAGAATTTTAAAAGTGGATGAAAAAGAAGTCGTGAACACGTTGGATGAAGTTGACAGAGAACAAAGAAATTTTTTCAAAAAGATATTCGGCAAAAAAGATGCCTTAGCATACGAGTTCGATCTTGTGATCAATTGTGACTATATCCATAAGCCCGAATGGGCCGCCAATATTGTTATGCAGGCATTTAAGGATAAATTTTCATGA
- a CDS encoding type II toxin-antitoxin system VapC family toxin: protein MLPRSPAQYIPAQREAHGIESLALAEDAVLHLPKLPDYHRDPFDRMLICQAQIHSMVILTPDDLISRYPVRCTW from the coding sequence GTGCTGCCCCGGTCCCCCGCGCAGTACATCCCGGCCCAGCGCGAAGCCCACGGCATCGAAAGTCTTGCTTTGGCAGAAGATGCTGTTCTGCATCTGCCCAAACTCCCGGATTACCACCGTGACCCCTTTGACCGGATGCTCATCTGTCAGGCGCAAATCCATAGCATGGTCATCCTTACGCCCGACGATTTGATCTCGCGCTATCCGGTGCGCTGCACCTGGTAA